A region from the Pyrinomonadaceae bacterium genome encodes:
- a CDS encoding PDZ domain-containing protein: MKKLILILALILSATSFVSAQATSLLMRTPTLNKTHIVFSYAGDLWAVGRDGGEASRLTTGVGREFSPQFSPDGQWIAFTGEYDGNVDIYVMPAAGGVPRRLTYHPGGDQLAGWTPDGKSVLFVSGRQAESGRTAQLFTMAVDGVQPTQVPLPMAYEGSYSPDGARLAYVPLPRAFNTWKRYRGGLATPIYLANLSDSSVEKIPRTDSNDFNPMWPSGDSRKVYFLSDRDGTITLFAYDTASKRISEVIENDGLDIKSASASADAIVYEQFGSINLYDLKSGKTKRVPVTINADVPSVRAKYEKVADRILNANLSPTGARALFEARGEIITVPAEKGDVRNLTNTTGVADRDPAWSPDGKWIAYFSDESGEYALHLRQQSGMGEVKKISLGNPPSFFYAPNWSPDSKKIAFTDKRLNLWYVDIDKGTPIKVDTSRRGAGFNASWSPDSRWLAYTKPLESWYSAVFIYSLEEAKTRQVTDGLSDASWAAFDKNGKHLYFMASTDIGPKLSGFDMSGYPHQPTRSAYVVVLKKTDPSPLAPESDEEKTGDEKKPEAGDKPAEGEQKTDPAAPAAAAKPGAKPDDKKAPPKVTIDFERADQRVLALPIPARNFVGLATGKANTVFLIEAGPPAPGVTGVTLHKFDMEKRKFEKVLDGVRSFDLSANGEKMLFRQTAGQADNWFIASTTQPIKPGEGKIKTEDIEVYVDPKAEWQQMYREAWRIQRDFFYDPNYHGLDLKATAKKYEPYLNALTHRADLSYLFQEMFGELTVGHLNVGGGDLPDPKRVPGGLLGANYAIENGRYRFAKIFDGENWNPQLRAPLTQPGVNVQEGEYLLAVNGRNLTANDNVYSYFQNTSNKQIVIRVGANPDGAGSREVTVVPVPNEGGLRTLAWIEGNRRKVDQMTGGKLAYVWLPDTAGGGYTNFNRYYFAQLHKQGAVIDERFNGGGHAADYIIDYLQKPLNSYWAVRDGDDFRQPFGTLPGPKAMIINEYAGSGGDLLPWMFRRHSIGPLIGKRTWGGLVGIGGYPVLIDGGSVTAPHFAFYSPEGEWEVENRGVSPDIEVEMDPKAWREGRDPQLEKAVEVVMTALQKNPPPKVKRPAYPNYHKPRPVVKGREPGNRQP; encoded by the coding sequence ATGAAAAAGTTAATCCTGATCTTAGCGTTAATCCTAAGCGCGACGTCCTTCGTTTCTGCGCAAGCCACCTCGCTCCTGATGCGGACGCCGACGCTGAATAAAACACACATCGTGTTTTCCTACGCCGGCGATTTGTGGGCGGTGGGGCGCGATGGCGGCGAGGCTAGCCGCTTGACGACGGGAGTTGGGCGGGAATTCAGCCCGCAATTCTCGCCCGACGGGCAGTGGATAGCTTTCACCGGTGAATACGACGGGAACGTGGATATTTATGTCATGCCCGCCGCGGGCGGTGTGCCCAGGCGGCTGACCTACCATCCCGGCGGGGATCAACTTGCGGGTTGGACGCCGGATGGAAAATCAGTGCTCTTTGTCTCTGGCCGCCAGGCCGAAAGCGGGCGCACGGCGCAGCTCTTCACGATGGCTGTTGATGGCGTGCAACCGACGCAGGTGCCGCTGCCGATGGCTTACGAAGGTTCGTACTCGCCGGACGGCGCGCGGCTCGCATACGTGCCGCTGCCGCGCGCTTTCAACACGTGGAAGCGTTATCGTGGCGGCCTGGCCACTCCCATTTACCTTGCTAACCTGAGCGACTCGAGCGTTGAGAAGATACCTCGGACTGATTCCAACGACTTTAATCCTATGTGGCCGTCGGGAGATTCGCGCAAGGTCTATTTCCTTTCTGACCGCGACGGAACCATTACGCTCTTTGCGTACGACACGGCCTCCAAAAGAATATCGGAAGTAATTGAGAACGACGGCTTGGATATTAAGTCGGCGTCGGCATCCGCTGATGCGATCGTCTATGAGCAGTTCGGCTCGATTAATCTTTACGATCTAAAGTCGGGTAAGACTAAACGCGTCCCCGTCACGATCAACGCCGATGTCCCGTCAGTCCGGGCGAAGTACGAGAAGGTTGCCGACCGCATCCTGAATGCCAACCTCTCTCCGACCGGCGCGCGCGCTCTCTTTGAAGCGCGCGGCGAAATTATCACCGTGCCTGCCGAGAAGGGTGACGTACGCAATCTGACCAACACCACGGGCGTCGCTGACCGCGACCCCGCCTGGTCGCCGGACGGCAAGTGGATCGCCTATTTCTCCGATGAGTCGGGCGAGTACGCGCTCCATCTCAGACAGCAGAGCGGAATGGGCGAGGTCAAAAAGATCAGCCTCGGAAATCCGCCATCCTTCTTCTACGCGCCAAACTGGTCGCCCGACAGCAAGAAGATTGCGTTCACGGACAAGCGGCTCAACCTCTGGTACGTGGATATCGACAAAGGAACGCCGATCAAGGTTGACACCTCGCGACGCGGTGCAGGCTTCAATGCCAGTTGGTCGCCGGATAGCCGCTGGCTGGCTTACACCAAGCCTTTGGAGTCGTGGTACAGCGCGGTCTTCATCTATTCGTTGGAGGAAGCGAAAACGCGGCAAGTGACAGACGGTTTGAGTGATGCGAGTTGGGCTGCGTTCGACAAGAATGGCAAGCACCTCTACTTCATGGCCAGCACCGACATCGGGCCGAAACTTTCCGGCTTCGATATGTCGGGCTATCCGCATCAGCCGACGCGCAGCGCCTACGTGGTCGTCCTGAAAAAGACCGACCCTTCGCCGCTCGCGCCTGAAAGCGATGAAGAGAAAACCGGCGACGAGAAAAAGCCTGAAGCGGGCGACAAGCCGGCGGAGGGCGAGCAGAAAACCGATCCGGCTGCGCCTGCGGCCGCTGCTAAGCCCGGCGCTAAGCCGGATGACAAGAAGGCGCCGCCGAAAGTCACAATTGATTTTGAGCGTGCCGACCAGCGCGTCCTTGCTCTGCCAATCCCGGCTCGCAACTTCGTAGGATTGGCGACGGGTAAAGCGAATACCGTCTTCCTTATTGAAGCTGGGCCGCCTGCTCCCGGTGTGACGGGGGTCACGCTGCACAAGTTCGACATGGAGAAGCGCAAGTTCGAAAAGGTTCTGGACGGAGTGCGCAGCTTTGACCTCTCGGCCAACGGCGAAAAGATGCTCTTCCGTCAAACTGCCGGTCAAGCCGACAACTGGTTCATCGCTTCCACCACCCAGCCGATCAAACCCGGCGAAGGAAAGATCAAGACCGAGGACATCGAGGTCTATGTTGACCCGAAGGCCGAGTGGCAACAGATGTATCGCGAGGCCTGGCGCATTCAGCGCGACTTTTTCTATGACCCCAATTACCACGGCCTCGATCTGAAGGCCACGGCGAAGAAGTATGAACCGTACCTGAATGCGCTCACTCACCGCGCTGACCTGAGTTATCTCTTCCAGGAAATGTTCGGCGAGTTGACGGTCGGCCATCTCAACGTCGGGGGCGGAGACCTGCCCGACCCCAAGCGCGTGCCGGGCGGATTGCTAGGCGCAAACTACGCGATTGAAAACGGCCGTTATCGTTTCGCGAAAATATTTGATGGTGAGAATTGGAACCCGCAACTGCGCGCCCCGCTCACGCAACCAGGGGTCAACGTGCAGGAGGGCGAATACCTGCTCGCCGTCAACGGCCGGAATCTCACGGCGAATGACAACGTTTACAGCTACTTTCAGAACACCTCGAACAAACAGATTGTGATTCGCGTCGGGGCCAACCCGGACGGCGCCGGCTCTCGCGAAGTAACGGTCGTGCCGGTTCCGAACGAAGGCGGCTTGCGAACTCTGGCTTGGATCGAAGGCAACCGCCGCAAGGTGGACCAGATGACCGGCGGCAAGCTCGCCTATGTCTGGCTGCCCGACACGGCTGGAGGTGGGTACACCAACTTCAACCGTTACTACTTTGCGCAGCTCCACAAACAGGGAGCAGTAATTGATGAGCGCTTCAACGGCGGCGGTCACGCGGCTGACTACATCATCGATTACCTGCAAAAGCCGCTGAACAGCTACTGGGCAGTGCGCGATGGCGATGACTTTCGCCAACCATTCGGCACGCTGCCTGGTCCAAAGGCCATGATCATCAACGAGTACGCCGGCAGTGGCGGCGATTTACTGCCCTGGATGTTTCGCCGGCACAGCATTGGCCCACTTATCGGCAAGCGAACCTGGGGCGGGCTGGTGGGCATCGGCGGTTACCCGGTGTTGATTGACGGTGGTTCAGTAACGGCGCCGCACTTCGCGTTCTACAGCCCCGAAGGCGAGTGGGAAGTTGAGAACCGCGGTGTCTCGCCCGACATCGAGGTCGAAATGGATCCGAAGGCCTGGCGTGAAGGACGTGATCCGCAACTTGAGAAAGCGGTCGAGGTGGTGATGACGGCCCTTCAAAAGAACCCGCCACCGAAGGTAAAGCGGCCGGCGTATCCGAACTATCACAAACCCCGGCCGGTGGTAAAAGGTCGCGAGCCTGGCAACCGGCAACCATAA
- a CDS encoding adenylosuccinate synthase — MVIAVIGAQWGDEGKGKIVDLLAERFDIVVRFQGGHNAGHSVQVGNQSFVLHLLPSGIVHEGKTCVLGNGMVIDPKAFFEEADRLAAQGIHITPERVKVSSRAHLILPYHRALDHTSEERLGNEKVGTTLRGIGPAYEDKAGRRGIRVADALVPEVLRSRIERNLEDANRIIEAYGGDPLDADTIIMETSFLVERLAPFIADTSHFLNQAAASRRTILLEGAQATLLDVDHGTYPFVTSSSTTVGGACVGTGLAPKHITGVLGIVRTYTTRVGEGPFPTEMLEGEEELGQLIRERGHEYGASTGRPRRCGWFDAFATRYAAEINGFSSVALTKLDVLDALDEIKICVGYEMNGKKVDSLPSVSHEMRRVVPVYETLPGWKSPTVGVTDLSDLPRAAREYVNFLSTQIGVQIGLISTGPERSQTIVVRESLLAEWLR, encoded by the coding sequence ATGGTTATCGCAGTCATCGGCGCCCAGTGGGGTGATGAAGGCAAAGGCAAGATCGTCGATCTGCTGGCCGAGCGCTTCGACATTGTCGTCCGCTTCCAGGGCGGTCACAACGCCGGTCATTCAGTGCAGGTCGGGAACCAGTCGTTTGTCCTTCATCTGCTGCCGTCCGGCATCGTGCACGAAGGCAAGACCTGCGTGCTCGGCAACGGCATGGTGATCGATCCCAAAGCCTTCTTCGAAGAGGCCGACCGGCTGGCCGCGCAGGGCATCCACATTACGCCTGAGCGAGTGAAGGTTAGTTCACGCGCGCACCTGATTCTTCCCTATCACCGCGCGCTGGATCACACGAGCGAAGAACGTCTGGGTAACGAGAAAGTCGGCACAACGCTGCGCGGCATCGGCCCGGCGTACGAAGATAAGGCCGGCCGGCGCGGCATTCGGGTCGCCGATGCGCTGGTTCCGGAAGTTCTGCGTTCACGGATTGAGCGCAACCTGGAAGACGCGAACCGAATCATCGAAGCCTACGGCGGCGATCCCCTCGATGCCGACACGATTATCATGGAGACGTCTTTTCTCGTTGAGCGTCTCGCGCCCTTCATCGCCGACACCAGTCACTTTTTAAATCAGGCAGCCGCCTCGCGTCGCACGATTTTGTTGGAAGGCGCTCAGGCGACGCTCCTCGACGTCGATCACGGCACGTATCCATTCGTTACCTCGTCGAGCACGACAGTCGGCGGCGCGTGTGTCGGCACCGGTCTCGCGCCGAAGCACATCACCGGCGTGCTCGGCATCGTCCGCACGTACACGACGCGGGTCGGCGAAGGGCCGTTTCCCACCGAGATGCTCGAGGGCGAAGAAGAACTCGGCCAGTTGATCCGCGAACGCGGGCATGAATACGGCGCCTCAACGGGCCGCCCGCGTCGCTGCGGCTGGTTCGACGCTTTCGCCACGCGCTACGCGGCTGAGATCAACGGCTTCAGTTCCGTGGCCCTGACAAAGCTCGATGTGCTGGATGCTTTGGACGAAATCAAAATCTGCGTCGGCTATGAAATGAACGGGAAAAAGGTTGATTCGCTTCCCTCGGTCTCGCACGAGATGCGTCGCGTTGTGCCCGTCTATGAAACGCTGCCAGGCTGGAAGAGCCCAACTGTCGGCGTCACCGATTTGAGCGACCTTCCGCGCGCCGCACGCGAGTACGTCAACTTCCTTTCAACCCAGATCGGCGTGCAGATTGGTTTGATCTCCACCGGCCCTGAACGCTCACAGACGATCGTGGTGCGCGAGTCATTGTTGGCGGAGTGGCTTCGTTGA
- the trxA gene encoding thioredoxin — MSDNVREVSDSSFEADVLKHEQPVLVDFWAAWCAPCRMLAPTVEAVADKYASTARVVKLNVDDNPSVSQRYGIKGIPTLILFKNGREEERVVGATSEGAISRMLDKHISTAATA; from the coding sequence ATGAGTGACAACGTAAGAGAAGTTAGTGATAGCAGTTTTGAAGCAGACGTTTTGAAGCATGAGCAGCCGGTGCTGGTCGACTTCTGGGCGGCCTGGTGCGCGCCCTGCCGCATGCTCGCGCCCACCGTCGAAGCCGTCGCCGACAAGTACGCATCGACAGCGCGCGTGGTGAAGCTGAACGTGGATGACAACCCGTCGGTTTCGCAGCGTTACGGCATCAAGGGCATTCCGACCCTGATTCTTTTTAAGAACGGCCGCGAAGAAGAGCGTGTGGTCGGGGCCACTTCCGAAGGCGCCATCTCGCGCATGCTGGACAAGCACATCAGTACCGCGGCCACGGCTTAA
- a CDS encoding glycogen synthase, translating to MRVAILSSEALPFAKTGGLADVSGALTKALHAETVDSLLILPLYDQVDRGLLTGTYTEDLEVNWRGRRPRVPVRISDALGAPTYFIESPHYFSRKSIYGDTDDFERFAFYCRAAIALLQRIGDKPDIVHLNDWPCGFASVELRARRRHEPFFAETRVLFSIHNLAYQGAFDPENLWWMDFAAYRDAFMLEGAASALKAGIVAADALSTVSPTYAREIQTSEQGYGLDWLMRARSDRLAGITNGVDYDVWNPETDPHIAKNFSADDLSGKRECKLDLLRRFKLPAEPERPIIAIISRLVGQKGYDLIRQAAGGILDTGAFFIALGAGAREYEDFLQSWHDAAPQRVGVYKGYAGEPLAHQIEAGADMFLMPSLYEPCGLNQMYSMRYGTVPIVRATGGLEDTVRNFDAKNGTGNGFKFGPYNAAAMLEKIREGLYFYNNSEAWAKIQRNGMVADNSWSAAAKNYIQFYESMLK from the coding sequence ATGCGCGTAGCAATCCTTTCATCCGAAGCGCTTCCTTTCGCCAAGACCGGCGGCCTGGCCGACGTTTCCGGAGCCTTAACTAAAGCGCTTCACGCCGAAACCGTTGATTCACTCCTGATTCTGCCGCTCTACGATCAAGTCGATCGAGGCCTGCTCACCGGCACATACACCGAAGACCTCGAAGTGAATTGGCGTGGTCGCCGGCCGCGTGTTCCGGTCCGCATCAGTGATGCGCTGGGCGCGCCGACTTACTTCATCGAATCGCCGCACTATTTTTCGCGCAAATCGATTTACGGCGACACCGACGATTTCGAGCGGTTCGCTTTCTACTGTCGCGCGGCGATCGCGCTGCTGCAAAGAATCGGCGACAAGCCCGACATTGTTCACCTCAATGATTGGCCGTGCGGATTTGCGTCCGTGGAATTGCGCGCGCGGCGGCGGCACGAGCCGTTCTTTGCCGAGACACGGGTGCTCTTCTCGATTCACAACCTCGCATATCAGGGTGCATTCGATCCCGAGAACCTTTGGTGGATGGATTTCGCTGCTTATCGCGATGCGTTCATGCTGGAAGGCGCAGCGTCGGCCCTGAAAGCCGGCATCGTCGCCGCCGATGCGCTATCGACCGTCAGCCCAACTTATGCACGCGAGATTCAGACGTCCGAACAGGGTTATGGCCTGGATTGGCTGATGCGCGCGCGCAGCGACCGGCTCGCCGGAATCACCAACGGCGTGGACTACGACGTTTGGAATCCTGAGACAGATCCTCATATCGCAAAGAACTTTTCGGCTGACGACCTTTCGGGTAAACGTGAATGCAAACTGGATTTGCTTCGTCGCTTCAAGCTGCCCGCGGAACCTGAACGGCCGATCATCGCCATCATCTCGCGGCTCGTGGGACAAAAAGGCTATGACCTGATTCGACAAGCGGCGGGTGGCATCCTCGATACCGGCGCTTTCTTTATCGCGCTCGGCGCCGGCGCTCGCGAGTACGAGGACTTTTTGCAGAGCTGGCACGATGCCGCGCCCCAACGTGTCGGCGTTTACAAAGGTTACGCCGGCGAACCACTGGCGCATCAAATCGAAGCGGGCGCCGACATGTTCCTGATGCCGTCTTTGTACGAGCCTTGCGGGCTGAATCAAATGTACAGCATGCGTTACGGTACAGTTCCCATCGTGCGGGCGACGGGCGGACTTGAAGATACCGTCAGGAATTTCGATGCAAAGAACGGCACGGGAAACGGTTTCAAGTTCGGTCCGTACAACGCGGCGGCCATGCTTGAAAAAATTCGCGAAGGGCTTTACTTTTATAACAACTCGGAAGCGTGGGCGAAGATTCAACGTAATGGAATGGTCGCAGACAATTCCTGGTCGGCCGCAGCCAAAAATTACATTCAGTTTTACGAATCGATGCTCAAGTGA
- the rho gene encoding transcription termination factor Rho, with product MANRRRSTTNGGDNGGGVATVDAGEEYVPSKDGHPDVFNLSELKEMSISKLTQVAKGMDVPGATGMRKQELIFKVLAAQTEKSGLIFSEGVLETLPDGFGFLRAPEYNYLPGPDDIYVSPSQIRKFDLRTGDTISGQIRPPKEGERYFALIKVEAINFESPDMAREKVFFDNLTPLYPDEMLKMEVAPDNLSARVIDLVTPIGKGQRALVVSPPRTGKTMLLQTIANSIAQNHPEVTLIVLLIDERPEEVTDMQRSVQGEVISSTFDEPPTRHVQVADMVIEKAKRLVEHKRDVVILLDSITRLARAHNAVVPPSGKILSGGIDSNALQRPKRFFGAARNIEEGGSLTIIATALIDTGSRMDDVIFEEFKGTGNSEIHLDRRLSDKRLFPAIDLQRSGTRKEELLIPKEDLARIWVMRRVLNPLSPTEQMEVVLERIEKTKSNAEFLASMQQ from the coding sequence ATGGCAAATAGAAGAAGATCTACTACGAATGGCGGCGACAACGGAGGCGGTGTCGCCACCGTTGACGCAGGCGAAGAGTACGTGCCGAGTAAAGACGGCCATCCAGATGTTTTTAATCTGTCTGAGCTCAAAGAGATGTCCATCTCCAAGCTGACGCAAGTCGCCAAGGGCATGGACGTTCCCGGCGCTACCGGCATGCGCAAGCAGGAGCTGATTTTCAAAGTCCTGGCCGCGCAGACCGAAAAGAGCGGCTTGATCTTTTCGGAAGGCGTGCTGGAAACACTGCCCGACGGCTTCGGGTTCCTGCGAGCCCCGGAATACAACTACCTGCCGGGGCCGGATGACATCTACGTTTCGCCTTCGCAAATTCGCAAGTTCGACCTGCGCACCGGCGACACCATCAGCGGCCAGATTCGTCCACCCAAGGAAGGCGAACGGTACTTCGCGCTGATCAAGGTTGAAGCGATCAACTTTGAATCGCCTGACATGGCGCGCGAAAAGGTTTTCTTCGACAATCTGACGCCACTCTATCCGGACGAAATGCTGAAAATGGAGGTCGCTCCGGACAACCTCTCGGCTCGGGTTATCGATCTGGTGACGCCGATCGGCAAGGGCCAGCGCGCCCTGGTCGTTTCCCCGCCGCGCACCGGTAAAACGATGCTGCTGCAAACGATTGCGAACTCAATCGCGCAGAACCACCCGGAAGTTACTCTGATCGTATTGCTGATTGACGAGCGGCCGGAAGAAGTCACCGACATGCAGCGGTCAGTTCAGGGCGAGGTCATCTCATCTACCTTTGATGAACCGCCGACGCGCCACGTGCAGGTTGCCGACATGGTGATCGAGAAAGCCAAGCGCCTGGTCGAGCACAAGCGTGACGTCGTAATCCTGCTCGACTCAATCACGCGTCTGGCGCGAGCGCACAACGCGGTCGTTCCGCCCAGCGGCAAAATCCTCTCGGGTGGTATCGACTCGAACGCGTTGCAGCGTCCGAAGCGGTTCTTCGGCGCGGCCCGTAATATTGAAGAAGGCGGATCGCTGACGATCATTGCCACGGCGCTTATCGACACCGGTTCGCGCATGGACGACGTGATCTTTGAAGAGTTCAAGGGCACCGGCAACTCCGAAATTCATCTGGACCGTCGCCTGAGCGACAAGCGTCTATTCCCGGCCATCGACCTGCAACGTTCCGGCACGCGTAAGGAAGAGCTGCTGATCCCGAAGGAAGATCTGGCTCGGATCTGGGTCATGCGTCGCGTGTTGAATCCGTTGTCCCCGACCGAGCAAATGGAAGTCGTGCTCGAGCGCATCGAAAAGACCAAGAGCAACGCAGAGTTTCTGGCCTCAATGCAACAGTAG
- the yihA gene encoding ribosome biogenesis GTP-binding protein YihA/YsxC has translation MRITSATFEKSAFKEPDWPRDKKPEIAFLGRSNVGKSSLMNSLLGVRGLARTSSTPGRTQAVNFFLINEKFRFVDLPGYGYARAPRAVKEQWNAAATDYLAQREQLVLAVHLIDARHEPTAHDLQLDEWLKHHGKPHVIVATKSDKLSNNELSRTLRRAKEILGTPEVFTYSSVTGRGRDDIWRAIDNALKR, from the coding sequence ATGCGAATCACCAGCGCCACGTTTGAAAAGAGCGCATTCAAGGAACCCGACTGGCCGCGCGATAAAAAGCCGGAGATCGCCTTCCTCGGACGCTCGAACGTGGGAAAATCGAGCTTGATGAATTCCCTGCTCGGCGTCCGAGGCCTGGCGCGCACCTCTTCAACCCCTGGTCGCACCCAGGCGGTGAACTTCTTTTTGATAAATGAGAAGTTTCGGTTCGTGGATCTGCCGGGCTATGGTTATGCCCGTGCGCCCAGGGCCGTGAAAGAGCAGTGGAACGCGGCGGCGACGGACTACCTGGCGCAACGCGAGCAACTGGTGCTGGCGGTGCACCTGATTGATGCGAGACACGAGCCGACGGCACACGATTTACAGCTCGACGAATGGCTTAAGCATCACGGGAAGCCGCACGTAATCGTGGCTACCAAATCCGATAAGCTGTCTAACAATGAACTTTCCCGCACGCTTCGCCGGGCAAAGGAGATTTTGGGGACGCCGGAAGTTTTTACTTACTCGAGCGTGACGGGCCGCGGACGTGATGATATCTGGCGCGCAATCGACAACGCTCTAAAACGCTGA
- the lon gene encoding endopeptidase La: MEEYSDRTPADIARYPMVPIRDVVIFPFTKVAFKIGRPGSVRALEMALASDRTIFLSTQHDATVDEPSPEQIYRVGTIARILQSQKQENGQIKVVVEGRERATTIRVENNDGAFTALVRRAPVVSEEGVRTDALVQKVAQLIEQHLRLAPDIQPDALQTAMRNADASHMADALASQLRISVEDKQGLLELFSTHARLARLIEILEMELEKRQLDRTIQTRVKRQMEKAQKEYYLNEQIKAIHKELGRKDERAELDELKKKIEEAGMTEEAKEKALQELHRLEAMPPMSAEGTVSRTYIDWLVSVPWKQKSKEIKDLSKAEEVLNEDHYGLEKIKDRILEYLAVRQLVKNPKGSILCFVGPPGVGKTSLGKSIARATGRKFVRLSLGGVRDEAEIRGHRRTYIGALPGQIIQMMKKAGAVNPVLLLDEVDKLGTDFRGDPSAALLEVLDPEQNHMFQDHYLDVEYDLSKVFFIATANVMHTIPPALQDRLEVLRLSGYTEREKLEIAKRHLVPKQAEGNGLRTEQFEFSDDGILEIIRHYTREAGVRNLEREIGSCCRKVARKFVAETVSADFKHEIGPEQVRDMLGPIKFRQQGVAAESEIGLATGLAWTEVGGEVLQIEATLVKGRGKVTLTGKLGEVMQESAQAALTCIKSRAERLGVSLDFIRKRDLHIHIPEGAIPKDGPSAGITMAVAMCSALMRVPVNKNVAMTGEITLRGRILPIGGVKEKLLAAHRFGIDTIILPKENEKDLPEVPEEIRSGLTINLVETIDEVIALALQEQASPVELGDEAKTPPIWTTEPPPSLQTPAEQ, translated from the coding sequence ATGGAAGAATATTCGGACCGAACCCCCGCTGATATCGCGCGCTATCCAATGGTGCCGATTCGCGACGTCGTAATTTTCCCGTTCACCAAAGTCGCATTCAAAATTGGCCGACCCGGCTCAGTGCGCGCGCTCGAGATGGCCCTCGCCTCAGACCGCACCATTTTTCTTTCGACTCAGCACGACGCCACGGTCGATGAACCGTCACCTGAACAGATTTATCGCGTCGGCACGATCGCGCGGATTCTGCAATCGCAGAAGCAGGAGAACGGTCAAATCAAAGTCGTCGTCGAAGGCCGCGAACGCGCCACGACGATTCGCGTCGAGAATAATGACGGCGCGTTCACCGCGCTGGTTCGGCGCGCGCCCGTAGTCAGTGAAGAAGGGGTGCGGACCGACGCTCTGGTGCAGAAGGTCGCGCAACTGATTGAACAGCATCTGCGGCTCGCTCCCGATATTCAACCCGATGCGCTGCAAACCGCGATGCGCAACGCCGACGCTTCGCATATGGCGGACGCGCTGGCTTCGCAGCTGCGAATCTCAGTTGAAGACAAACAGGGACTGTTGGAGCTCTTCTCGACGCACGCGCGGCTGGCGCGTCTGATTGAGATTCTGGAAATGGAGCTCGAGAAACGGCAGCTCGACCGCACGATCCAGACACGCGTAAAGCGTCAGATGGAGAAGGCGCAGAAAGAGTACTACCTCAACGAGCAAATCAAAGCGATTCACAAAGAACTGGGCCGCAAGGATGAGCGCGCCGAGCTCGACGAGCTAAAGAAGAAGATCGAAGAAGCCGGCATGACCGAGGAAGCGAAAGAGAAAGCGCTTCAGGAGTTGCACCGGCTCGAAGCCATGCCGCCGATGTCTGCCGAAGGCACTGTGTCGCGGACTTACATCGATTGGTTAGTCAGCGTGCCCTGGAAGCAAAAGTCAAAAGAGATCAAGGATCTCAGCAAGGCCGAAGAGGTGCTGAATGAAGATCATTACGGCCTCGAAAAGATTAAGGATCGCATTCTCGAATACCTCGCTGTCCGCCAACTGGTAAAGAATCCAAAGGGTTCAATTCTCTGCTTTGTGGGACCTCCGGGCGTCGGCAAAACAAGTCTCGGAAAATCGATCGCCCGCGCCACCGGTCGCAAATTCGTGCGTCTGAGCCTTGGCGGGGTGCGGGATGAAGCTGAAATTCGCGGTCATCGTCGCACCTACATCGGCGCCTTGCCCGGCCAAATCATTCAGATGATGAAGAAAGCCGGCGCAGTTAATCCCGTCCTGCTGCTTGATGAAGTGGACAAGCTCGGCACGGATTTTCGCGGCGATCCGAGCGCGGCCCTGCTCGAAGTTCTCGATCCGGAACAGAACCACATGTTCCAGGATCACTATCTCGACGTTGAATACGATCTTTCCAAGGTCTTCTTCATCGCCACTGCGAACGTGATGCACACGATACCGCCGGCGCTCCAGGATCGTTTGGAAGTCCTGCGGCTGTCTGGTTATACAGAGCGCGAGAAACTCGAGATCGCAAAGCGACACCTGGTGCCGAAACAGGCCGAGGGGAACGGTCTGCGGACAGAACAATTTGAGTTTTCCGACGACGGCATCCTGGAAATTATTCGTCACTACACGCGCGAAGCCGGCGTGCGCAACCTAGAGCGCGAAATTGGATCGTGTTGCCGCAAAGTCGCCCGTAAATTCGTGGCGGAAACTGTCTCAGCGGATTTCAAACATGAAATCGGACCTGAGCAAGTCCGCGACATGCTCGGTCCGATCAAATTCCGTCAACAGGGCGTCGCGGCCGAAAGCGAGATTGGGCTGGCCACCGGATTGGCGTGGACAGAGGTCGGCGGCGAGGTGCTGCAAATTGAAGCCACTTTGGTCAAAGGCCGCGGCAAGGTGACGCTCACCGGGAAACTGGGCGAAGTCATGCAGGAGTCAGCCCAGGCGGCGCTCACCTGCATCAAGTCTCGCGCGGAACGTCTCGGCGTGAGTTTGGATTTCATTCGCAAGCGCGACCTGCACATTCACATTCCGGAAGGTGCGATTCCGAAGGACGGTCCGTCAGCCGGCATCACTATGGCCGTGGCGATGTGTTCCGCCCTGATGCGGGTGCCGGTAAACAAGAACGTGGCGATGACTGGCGAGATCACTTTGCGCGGCCGGATACTGCCGATTGGCGGCGTGAAAGAAAAGCTGCTGGCCGCGCACCGGTTCGGCATCGATACCATAATCCTGCCAAAGGAAAACGAAAAAGATTTGCCGGAGGTGCCGGAGGAAATCCGAAGCGGATTGACAATAAATCTGGTCGAAACGATCGATGAAGTCATTGCGCTCGCCCTCCAGGAGCAGGCGAGTCCGGTGGAACTCGGCGACGAAGCAAAGACTCCGCCGATCTGGACGACTGAGCCGCCGCCCAGCCTGCAGACACCTGCGGAGCAATAG